A single genomic interval of Lactococcus sp. S-13 harbors:
- a CDS encoding putative RNA methyltransferase — MLKKIEKAYLLLEKNVELLRCPICHGKFQLEAYALRCENRHTYNLNKKGYVNFLQTKADTEHYTRKMFEPRRRLIQAGMYNKLLMEIQGQLATGNLLDVGTGEGSFLEMLEVEGEKFAFDIARDGIEMATDLETNSSLSLADLTNLPFADGSLSVVLNIFTPSNYAEFQRVLSEKGRVIKIVPDQLYLQELREVYGLPVDYENTAVIDRFKKEFSKVSQQEICYTFDLPENLRLDFLMMSPLEWSVSEEYKRFARENPPEKATIHVQLLVGEK, encoded by the coding sequence ATGTTAAAGAAGATAGAAAAGGCTTATTTGCTTTTGGAAAAAAATGTCGAGTTGTTGAGATGTCCGATTTGCCATGGGAAATTTCAGCTGGAAGCTTACGCTTTGCGTTGTGAAAATCGGCACACTTATAATTTAAATAAAAAGGGTTATGTTAATTTTTTACAGACGAAGGCAGACACGGAGCATTATACAAGGAAAATGTTTGAACCACGTCGACGCTTGATTCAAGCGGGGATGTACAACAAGTTGTTAATGGAGATTCAAGGACAGTTGGCGACTGGAAACTTGCTTGATGTGGGCACAGGTGAAGGTTCTTTTTTGGAAATGCTAGAGGTTGAGGGCGAAAAATTTGCTTTTGATATCGCAAGAGATGGTATTGAAATGGCGACGGACTTGGAAACCAATAGTTCTCTGAGTTTGGCAGATTTGACGAATTTACCTTTTGCTGACGGAAGTTTATCCGTTGTTTTGAATATTTTTACACCTTCAAATTATGCGGAATTTCAGCGTGTTTTGTCTGAAAAAGGTCGAGTGATTAAAATTGTACCTGATCAGCTTTATTTGCAAGAGTTGCGTGAGGTTTACGGATTACCAGTGGATTATGAAAATACGGCGGTAATTGATCGGTTTAAAAAAGAGTTTTCTAAAGTTTCTCAACAAGAAATTTGTTATACTTTTGATTTGCCAGAGAATCTGCGTTTGGATTTTCTAATGATGAGTCCGCTTGAGTGGTCTGTTTCTGAGGAATATAAACGTTTTGCTCGAGAAAATCCTCCTGAAAAGGCAACGATTCATGTACAACTTTTGGTAGGTGAAAAATAA
- a CDS encoding CHAP domain-containing protein, whose product MIKVGRMKKGGATLLIILFCAGITKAVDADVVNIYRLYNKVSMEHLYTASENEYTKLPYISNDWVREGVNFRAQNKPTNDTNPIYRVYNRQSGEHIYTSDNNEVRVLTTKYSWKNEGIAFYSQKQSTKPVYRVYNAAAGIGSHFVTMSSYEKDSLVSRGWKYEGIAWYAFVDPIPNVPAGWNISAPRNIDRYVTTTYSFKDCTWWVYNRAKDFGINYGAYMGNGQDWANQPGYQVYTSPRLHSAVSFKAGASVGGVWNTSSVAGHVAFVEAIRPDGSILLSQSGAGFSTVFNYQVLTKAQAEGLKYVVGK is encoded by the coding sequence ATGATAAAAGTTGGTAGAATGAAAAAAGGGGGAGCAACCTTATTAATTATTTTATTTTGTGCTGGTATAACTAAAGCAGTTGATGCTGATGTGGTGAATATTTATCGCTTATATAATAAAGTTTCAATGGAGCATTTGTATACTGCTAGTGAGAATGAATATACAAAGTTGCCCTATATTTCCAATGATTGGGTTCGAGAAGGTGTTAATTTTAGAGCACAGAATAAGCCCACGAACGATACAAATCCAATCTATCGTGTCTATAACAGGCAGTCTGGAGAGCATATCTATACTTCGGATAATAATGAGGTTAGGGTTTTAACTACAAAGTATTCTTGGAAAAATGAAGGGATCGCTTTTTATTCACAAAAACAATCTACAAAGCCAGTATATCGGGTTTATAATGCGGCCGCAGGTATTGGTTCACATTTCGTGACAATGAGTAGTTATGAAAAAGATAGTCTTGTGTCAAGAGGATGGAAGTATGAGGGAATAGCTTGGTACGCTTTTGTAGACCCTATTCCAAATGTTCCAGCAGGTTGGAACATTTCTGCGCCAAGAAATATTGACCGTTATGTAACAACAACTTATTCATTTAAAGACTGTACATGGTGGGTCTACAATAGAGCTAAAGATTTTGGGATAAATTATGGAGCATACATGGGAAATGGTCAAGATTGGGCGAATCAACCAGGCTATCAAGTCTACACTAGCCCTAGGCTTCACAGTGCGGTCAGTTTTAAAGCTGGGGCAAGTGTTGGGGGAGTATGGAATACGAGTAGTGTAGCTGGGCATGTCGCATTTGTTGAAGCAATTCGACCAGATGGTTCAATCTTGCTCTCTCAGTCGGGCGCAGGATTTAGTACAGTTTTTAATTATCAAGTATTAACCAAGGCGCAAGCAGAGGGATTAAAATACGTGGTAGGTAAATAG
- a CDS encoding copper homeostasis protein CutC yields MIIRELCIENFTRIPEAIKKGVERIELCDNLAVGGTTPSYGVIQQAAEMVAESKTTLAVMIRPRGGNFVYDSYELKIIETDTLKALEAGAQNIVFGALTPEGEIDADALERVVVAAQGLPITFHMAFDEIVDQKAAIDLLIDFGVDKILMHGGPLDQALNTTKIKELISYAQGKISIIIGGGVTADNFVDLAQTVGTSYVHGSKIIN; encoded by the coding sequence ATGATTATTCGAGAACTTTGTATCGAAAATTTCACCAGAATCCCCGAAGCAATTAAAAAAGGTGTCGAGCGCATTGAGCTTTGTGACAACCTTGCGGTCGGTGGCACAACTCCGTCATATGGTGTCATTCAGCAAGCCGCTGAAATGGTCGCTGAGAGCAAAACAACCCTTGCAGTTATGATTCGCCCTCGCGGAGGCAATTTCGTTTATGATTCTTATGAACTTAAAATTATTGAGACAGATACCCTCAAAGCCCTTGAAGCTGGTGCTCAGAACATCGTTTTTGGTGCTCTGACTCCTGAAGGGGAAATTGATGCAGATGCACTCGAGAGAGTCGTCGTTGCCGCTCAAGGACTCCCTATCACCTTCCATATGGCCTTTGATGAAATTGTTGATCAAAAAGCAGCAATTGATCTCCTCATTGATTTTGGGGTAGATAAAATTTTGATGCATGGCGGTCCGCTTGATCAAGCCCTCAACACCACAAAAATCAAAGAACTCATTAGTTATGCCCAAGGAAAAATTTCAATCATTATTGGTGGTGGAGTAACTGCGGATAATTTTGTGGATCTCGCTCAAACTGTCGGAACATCTTATGTTCATGGCAGTAAAATAATCAATTAA
- a CDS encoding ABC transporter permease produces MKEIFKKRRRAWHNQNIKYLRYVFNDHFVLFLMILLGALVVQYVNFLQTYESNLLEKIILVLVVTVLSQLVGRLATFIEAADRVFLLPKELEVRTYLWTCLLRSLILPAIISACLIFIAAPFLNFPLFALILWLILLVVVKATWLAYRILQIQKDGLIDWSALIAVEEGRKTATLRLFALFTNVKGLKSHSHRRKYFDFLLPKTNRTYEFLFMRSFLRSGDYLGLAVRLLVLALVTMFFVTNGILAIIMILTFNYLLIFQLLSLQTAFDYQLFTRIYPLKKTAKTAGLRLVLSRVMLAVTLVEVLFALFLIRPIALVLLIVVVNFLFTKFYVRMRLKK; encoded by the coding sequence ATGAAAGAAATATTTAAAAAGCGACGTCGAGCATGGCATAATCAGAATATCAAATATTTACGCTATGTCTTTAATGATCACTTTGTCCTCTTTTTGATGATTTTACTAGGAGCATTAGTTGTACAGTATGTGAATTTTTTGCAGACTTATGAGTCGAATCTTCTAGAAAAAATAATTTTAGTGCTTGTTGTAACTGTTCTAAGCCAGCTTGTGGGACGTTTAGCAACCTTTATTGAAGCAGCTGATAGAGTTTTTCTCTTACCAAAAGAGCTTGAGGTTCGCACTTATTTATGGACTTGCCTTTTGCGTTCACTGATTCTCCCAGCTATTATATCGGCTTGTTTGATTTTCATTGCTGCTCCATTTTTGAATTTCCCTCTTTTTGCCTTGATTTTGTGGCTTATTCTTTTAGTGGTAGTAAAAGCCACATGGTTAGCTTATCGAATTTTACAAATTCAAAAAGATGGTTTAATAGATTGGTCGGCTTTGATTGCAGTTGAAGAAGGGCGAAAAACAGCAACTTTGCGTCTTTTTGCTTTGTTTACCAATGTAAAAGGACTTAAATCGCATAGTCATCGACGAAAATATTTTGATTTTCTTCTCCCCAAAACAAATAGAACTTATGAGTTTCTATTCATGCGGAGTTTTTTACGGAGTGGCGATTATTTAGGTCTGGCTGTGCGTTTACTTGTTTTAGCGCTTGTTACCATGTTTTTTGTTACTAATGGAATTTTAGCAATTATCATGATTTTAACCTTTAATTATTTGCTCATTTTTCAACTTTTATCTTTACAGACGGCTTTTGATTATCAGCTTTTCACGAGAATCTATCCTTTGAAAAAAACAGCAAAAACGGCAGGCTTACGGTTGGTGCTTTCTCGAGTAATGCTTGCTGTTACACTGGTTGAAGTCTTATTTGCTTTATTTTTGATTCGACCAATTGCTCTTGTTTTGCTGATTGTCGTGGTCAATTTCTTGTTTACAAAGTTCTATGTGAGAATGAGACTAAAAAAATAA
- a CDS encoding ABC transporter ATP-binding protein, whose translation MLKVINLTGGYLGHPVLKDLNFEINDGELVGLIGLNGAGKSTTIQEVIGLLTPYSGQIELDGLTLQQDLEGYRKKIGFIPETPSLYEELTLREHIEVTALAYGIPVETAFERAEKLLTIFRLSDKLDWFPVNFSKGMKQKVMIICAFLCEPSLYIVDEPFMGLDPLAIQDLIDLMLEMKAMGSSILMSTHILSTAEKFCDKFVVLHEGRIVAAGTVEELRQKFGLPKASLDEIYLSLTKGNLPNQEMTEG comes from the coding sequence GTGCTGAAAGTAATAAATCTGACAGGTGGCTATTTGGGACACCCTGTCTTAAAAGACCTCAATTTTGAAATCAACGACGGAGAATTAGTGGGGTTGATTGGTTTAAACGGAGCTGGAAAATCAACAACGATTCAAGAAGTTATCGGACTTTTAACGCCCTATTCTGGTCAGATCGAATTGGATGGTTTAACTTTGCAACAAGATTTGGAAGGTTATCGTAAAAAAATTGGTTTTATTCCAGAAACACCAAGCTTATACGAAGAATTAACTTTACGTGAACACATTGAAGTTACAGCTTTAGCTTATGGGATTCCGGTAGAAACTGCTTTTGAGCGAGCGGAAAAATTGCTTACGATTTTTCGTTTGAGTGATAAATTGGACTGGTTTCCTGTGAATTTTTCGAAAGGGATGAAGCAAAAAGTGATGATCATCTGTGCTTTTTTGTGTGAACCTTCGCTCTATATTGTTGATGAGCCTTTTATGGGCTTGGATCCATTAGCAATCCAAGATTTGATTGACCTAATGTTGGAGATGAAAGCCATGGGAAGCTCTATCTTGATGAGTACCCATATCTTATCCACAGCGGAGAAATTCTGTGATAAATTTGTTGTTTTGCATGAAGGAAGAATTGTGGCAGCAGGTACGGTAGAAGAGTTGCGACAAAAATTTGGCTTACCGAAAGCAAGTTTGGACGAAATTTATCTGTCTTTAACTAAAGGAAATTTACCCAACCAAGAAATGACAGAGGGGTAG
- a CDS encoding HIT family protein, with protein sequence METCIFCKIIAGEIPSTKVYEDDEVVAFLDITQTTKGHTLLVPKKHYRNLLAMTGEEVGALFSKVPQVANQLVDNLGAKGLNILQNNEEVAGQTVFHTHLHLIPRYAENDGFIGKFTQHNYDLEAIAAQINGK encoded by the coding sequence ATGGAAACGTGTATTTTCTGCAAAATCATTGCAGGTGAAATTCCAAGTACCAAGGTTTATGAGGATGATGAAGTCGTTGCATTCCTTGATATTACTCAGACCACAAAGGGTCATACTTTGCTTGTTCCTAAAAAGCATTATCGTAATTTGCTAGCAATGACTGGTGAGGAAGTTGGTGCACTTTTTAGCAAAGTTCCCCAAGTCGCTAATCAACTTGTTGATAATTTGGGAGCCAAGGGGCTGAATATCTTGCAAAATAATGAAGAAGTTGCAGGTCAAACGGTCTTTCACACGCATCTTCATCTCATTCCGCGTTATGCTGAAAATGATGGTTTTATCGGGAAATTTACTCAACACAACTATGATTTAGAAGCAATCGCTGCCCAAATCAATGGAAAATAA
- the rplA gene encoding 50S ribosomal protein L1, which yields MAKKSKALRAAIEKIDATKAYSVEEAVALAKETSFAKFDATVEVAYNLNIDVKKSDQQIRGAMVLPNGTGKTARVLVFAKGAKAEEATAAGADFVGAEELVTKINGGWLDFDVVIATPDMMAVVGRLGRVLGPRNLMPNPKTGTVTMDVTKAVQESKAGKVNYRADKAGNIHVPIGKVSFDTDKLVENFKALNTVIAAAKPSAAKGTYITNLSVTTTMGPGVKVDSASF from the coding sequence ATGGCTAAAAAAAGCAAAGCATTGCGCGCAGCAATCGAAAAAATCGACGCTACTAAAGCTTATTCAGTTGAAGAAGCAGTAGCTCTTGCAAAAGAAACTTCATTTGCAAAATTTGATGCAACTGTAGAAGTTGCTTACAACCTCAACATCGACGTTAAAAAATCTGACCAACAAATCCGTGGCGCAATGGTATTGCCAAACGGTACTGGTAAAACTGCTCGTGTTCTTGTTTTCGCTAAAGGTGCGAAAGCTGAAGAAGCAACAGCAGCTGGTGCAGACTTCGTTGGTGCTGAAGAACTCGTAACAAAAATCAACGGTGGCTGGTTGGACTTCGACGTTGTTATCGCAACACCTGACATGATGGCAGTTGTTGGACGTCTTGGACGTGTCCTTGGACCACGTAACTTGATGCCAAACCCTAAAACTGGTACAGTTACTATGGATGTAACTAAAGCAGTTCAAGAATCAAAAGCTGGTAAAGTTAACTACCGTGCTGACAAAGCTGGTAACATCCACGTACCAATCGGTAAAGTTTCATTTGATACAGACAAACTTGTTGAAAACTTTAAAGCTTTGAACACAGTTATTGCAGCTGCTAAACCATCAGCAGCTAAAGGAACTTACATCACAAACCTTTCTGTTACTACAACAATGGGCCCTGGTGTTAAAGTTGACTCAGCTTCATTCTAA
- the rplK gene encoding 50S ribosomal protein L11, which produces MAKQVEKLVKLQIPAGKATPAPPVGPALGQAGVNIMGFTKEFNARTADQAGMIIPVVISVYEDKSFTFITKTPPAAVLLKKAAGVQKGSGEPNKTKVASVTKAQIKEIAELKMPDLNASSVETAMSMIEGTAKSMGFTVTD; this is translated from the coding sequence GTGGCTAAACAAGTAGAAAAACTCGTTAAATTACAAATTCCTGCCGGTAAAGCAACACCAGCTCCACCAGTTGGTCCAGCTTTGGGTCAAGCAGGTGTTAACATCATGGGATTCACAAAAGAATTCAACGCTCGTACAGCTGACCAAGCTGGTATGATCATCCCAGTTGTTATCTCAGTTTATGAAGACAAATCATTTACATTCATTACAAAAACTCCTCCAGCAGCAGTTCTTTTGAAAAAAGCAGCAGGCGTTCAAAAAGGTTCAGGTGAACCTAACAAAACAAAAGTTGCCTCAGTTACAAAAGCACAAATCAAAGAAATTGCAGAACTCAAAATGCCTGACCTTAACGCTTCATCAGTTGAAACAGCAATGTCAATGATTGAAGGTACTGCAAAATCTATGGGATTCACTGTTACTGACTAA
- a CDS encoding YozE family protein, whose translation MTEPFYRFLMRHKSPVEIDDVTRLANLAFRDTLFPKQAVDFDEVSNYLETHAPFYFNLTLFDDIWQQYLES comes from the coding sequence ATGACCGAACCCTTTTATCGCTTTTTGATGCGCCATAAATCACCAGTGGAAATTGATGATGTGACTCGATTGGCTAACCTTGCTTTTCGTGACACCCTATTCCCCAAACAAGCCGTTGATTTTGATGAAGTGTCCAATTACCTTGAAACTCATGCTCCATTTTATTTTAATTTGACCCTTTTTGATGATATTTGGCAACAATACCTTGAATCTTAA
- the msrA gene encoding peptide-methionine (S)-S-oxide reductase MsrA, with the protein MTVEKAIFAGGCFWCMVQPFEERAGILTVTSGYTGGDFAHPTYEQVKEHLTGHTEAIEIIFDNEQVKYQDLVELYWQTTDPTDAFGQFEDRGDNYRPVIFYTTPEQKEIAEHSKANLQASGRFDRPIVTNIEAAKEFWPAEHYHQGFYRKHPEDYKVEIQERREFILNHWNSTDYPKGEV; encoded by the coding sequence ATGACAGTAGAAAAAGCAATATTTGCTGGTGGATGTTTTTGGTGCATGGTACAACCTTTTGAAGAACGCGCTGGTATTTTAACCGTGACAAGTGGTTATACGGGTGGGGATTTTGCGCACCCAACCTATGAACAAGTCAAAGAGCATCTCACAGGTCATACCGAGGCCATTGAAATTATTTTTGATAATGAACAAGTCAAATACCAAGACTTAGTTGAATTATACTGGCAAACAACCGATCCAACGGACGCTTTTGGACAATTTGAAGACCGTGGAGACAACTATCGCCCAGTGATTTTTTATACCACTCCAGAGCAAAAAGAGATCGCTGAACACTCCAAAGCTAATCTGCAAGCTTCGGGACGCTTTGATCGTCCCATTGTGACGAATATCGAAGCTGCTAAGGAATTTTGGCCAGCAGAACATTACCACCAAGGCTTCTACCGCAAACATCCAGAAGATTATAAAGTTGAAATTCAAGAACGTCGTGAATTTATCTTGAATCACTGGAACAGCACTGATTATCCGAAAGGAGAAGTATGA
- the cls gene encoding cardiolipin synthase: MMHSIIKKTVNRITITGLFIAIELIIVLGLVRSFAYYTRAFGLISFVVSLLVVLYLIRRDQVSSIKIVWIVIILLIPGFGGLLYLTIGTQNPVRKMEAKVRRAHQEIAPHLKQNQEDLTELSAENPRLAGTVKNILQTSDYPIYKNTTVEYFDFGEKMYAAMLAEIKKAERYIFLEYFIINEKSRMWQEMLGLLKEKAQAGVDVRLIYDDFGSLTVFRLENIPQLRAAGIKVVAFNPFIPTLAVKMNNRDHRKILVIDGKVAFNGGINIADEYINEEERFGVWKDTGILLKGPAITSFTLMFLEIWNAFCRPDELLLDFSAYAFAGEIEEEAGFVMPYGENPLTHDLVAEDTYIDILNQAIDYVTIFTPYLIITDKMIHALQLASKRGVAVKIVTPGIPDKPLIYRATRSFYRDLIKEGVEIYEYSPGFIHAKSFIADDKIAVVGTINMDYRSLYLHFECATLLYQVPMIKALKADTEDTLKTCRKVELSELKRNFIGSLIDDLLHLFAPLM; this comes from the coding sequence ATGATGCATTCAATAATCAAGAAAACAGTTAATCGCATTACCATCACAGGACTTTTTATTGCGATTGAGCTGATAATCGTTTTGGGACTTGTACGCAGTTTTGCTTACTACACGAGAGCTTTTGGGCTGATTAGTTTTGTCGTTAGCCTTTTGGTGGTGCTCTATCTGATTCGACGAGATCAAGTGTCCTCAATCAAAATCGTTTGGATTGTTATTATTTTATTGATTCCGGGCTTTGGCGGGCTTTTGTATTTGACGATTGGGACGCAAAATCCTGTACGCAAAATGGAGGCGAAAGTCAGGCGAGCGCACCAAGAAATCGCGCCCCATCTCAAACAAAATCAAGAAGATTTGACAGAATTAAGTGCAGAAAATCCCCGTTTGGCAGGAACAGTCAAAAATATTTTGCAAACGAGTGATTATCCAATCTACAAAAACACCACCGTGGAATACTTTGACTTTGGGGAAAAAATGTATGCCGCCATGCTTGCCGAAATCAAAAAAGCCGAGCGCTATATCTTCCTAGAATATTTCATCATCAATGAAAAAAGTCGAATGTGGCAGGAAATGTTGGGATTACTGAAAGAAAAAGCACAAGCTGGAGTTGATGTGCGTTTGATTTATGATGATTTTGGCTCCCTAACTGTTTTTCGGTTAGAAAATATTCCACAACTGCGAGCAGCGGGTATCAAAGTTGTTGCTTTCAATCCGTTTATCCCAACTTTGGCCGTCAAAATGAATAATCGCGACCATCGAAAAATTCTGGTGATTGATGGCAAGGTTGCCTTCAATGGGGGTATCAATATTGCTGACGAATACATCAATGAGGAAGAGCGTTTTGGGGTTTGGAAAGACACAGGGATATTGCTCAAAGGCCCAGCAATCACAAGTTTCACGCTCATGTTCTTAGAAATTTGGAATGCTTTTTGTCGTCCTGATGAACTTTTACTTGATTTTTCCGCCTATGCGTTTGCGGGTGAGATTGAGGAAGAGGCAGGATTTGTGATGCCCTACGGAGAAAATCCGCTGACTCATGATTTGGTTGCTGAAGATACTTACATTGATATTCTCAATCAAGCCATTGATTATGTCACGATTTTTACTCCTTATTTGATTATCACAGATAAGATGATTCATGCCTTGCAACTCGCTAGTAAAAGGGGTGTTGCGGTAAAAATCGTAACACCGGGAATACCTGATAAACCTTTAATCTATCGAGCAACTCGTTCCTTTTACCGCGATTTGATTAAAGAGGGCGTAGAAATTTATGAATACAGTCCAGGCTTTATTCACGCCAAGAGTTTCATTGCAGATGATAAAATCGCCGTAGTAGGTACGATAAATATGGATTACCGCAGTCTATATTTGCATTTTGAATGTGCAACCCTTCTTTATCAAGTGCCAATGATTAAAGCTTTAAAAGCAGATACAGAGGACACTTTGAAAACTTGTCGTAAAGTTGAACTAAGCGAACTCAAACGCAATTTCATTGGTAGCTTAATTGATGATCTTTTGCATTTATTTGCCCCTTTGATGTAA
- a CDS encoding CvfB family protein — translation MGIIGQTISAMIVEESERFYFLQKGEDLLRLDKAEGEHAIGDVVTGFVYVDKDDHSRLTTVEQKATNETFGWGVVTAVRKDLGAFVDTGLPGKDVVVSLDDLPLEKEAWPKIGDQLYVKLIVDKKERIWGHLAWHEDFWHLAGPAYDNMQNQDLRAIVYRNKETGTFVYLPDNNMLGFIHPSERFSLPRVGQELQVRVIGFRKEDRSLNLSAKPRAFEMLDADSQMILAYLQSMGGKMPLNDKSAPEEIKATFGISKGQFKKALGGLMKAKKIKQSPEGCELLPEN, via the coding sequence ATGGGTATTATTGGACAAACAATTTCGGCAATGATTGTCGAAGAAAGCGAACGCTTTTATTTTCTGCAAAAAGGAGAAGATTTGTTGCGTTTGGACAAGGCAGAAGGGGAACACGCCATTGGTGACGTGGTGACTGGTTTTGTCTATGTGGATAAGGATGATCACAGTCGCTTAACTACTGTTGAACAAAAGGCAACGAATGAAACATTTGGCTGGGGTGTGGTCACTGCTGTACGTAAAGACTTGGGAGCTTTTGTGGACACAGGCTTGCCAGGTAAAGACGTCGTGGTTTCTCTTGATGATTTGCCACTTGAGAAAGAAGCTTGGCCAAAAATTGGAGATCAGCTTTATGTCAAACTTATCGTTGACAAAAAAGAACGCATCTGGGGTCATTTAGCTTGGCATGAGGATTTCTGGCATCTGGCGGGCCCTGCCTATGACAATATGCAAAATCAAGATTTGCGAGCAATTGTTTATCGAAATAAGGAAACAGGGACTTTTGTCTACCTTCCAGACAACAATATGCTGGGCTTCATTCACCCGAGCGAGCGCTTTAGCTTGCCACGAGTAGGACAAGAATTGCAAGTGCGCGTGATTGGTTTTAGAAAAGAAGACCGTAGCCTCAATCTTTCCGCAAAACCACGGGCTTTTGAAATGTTGGATGCGGATAGCCAAATGATTTTGGCTTATCTCCAATCAATGGGTGGCAAAATGCCACTCAATGACAAATCAGCTCCAGAAGAGATCAAAGCCACTTTTGGTATCTCAAAAGGTCAATTTAAAAAAGCACTTGGCGGCTTAATGAAAGCTAAAAAAATTAAACAAAGTCCCGAAGGATGCGAATTACTTCCTGAAAATTAA
- a CDS encoding GNAT family N-acetyltransferase, producing the protein MVKVIRLREHPHYLNQAIQFFQEKWGNDQSNPVYEDCLTHSLAVENKIPQWYLILEDEKIVAGAGLISNDFISRMDLTPWLCALYVEVPFRNQGFALALISTIKQECKTFDFEKLYLATDYVDFYEKFDFHYLADGYHPWGEKSRIYETKIN; encoded by the coding sequence TTGGTAAAAGTAATCAGACTCAGAGAACATCCTCATTATCTGAATCAGGCGATTCAATTTTTTCAAGAAAAATGGGGAAATGACCAGAGCAATCCCGTCTATGAAGATTGTCTGACGCATAGTTTAGCTGTTGAAAACAAGATTCCGCAGTGGTATCTGATCCTAGAAGATGAAAAAATTGTGGCTGGTGCAGGTCTGATTAGCAATGATTTTATCAGTCGAATGGATCTTACTCCTTGGCTTTGTGCGCTGTATGTTGAAGTTCCTTTTCGAAATCAAGGATTTGCTTTAGCCCTTATTTCAACTATAAAGCAAGAGTGTAAGACTTTTGACTTTGAAAAACTTTATCTGGCAACAGATTATGTAGATTTTTACGAAAAATTTGATTTTCACTATCTAGCAGATGGTTATCATCCGTGGGGTGAAAAATCTCGAATTTATGAAACAAAAATCAACTAA
- the frr gene encoding ribosome recycling factor, whose protein sequence is MNEVVTTAQERMKNSLASLQRDLGHIRAGRANASLLDRIQVVYYGAPTPLNQLASITIPEARVLMVTPFDKSILKDIEKALYESDLGITPANDGSVIRLVIPMLTEERRRELVKEMGKVIESAKIAIRNIRRDAMETAKKSEKAKEITEDDLKNLEKDIQKATDDAVKEAEKLAAAKEKELLDI, encoded by the coding sequence ATGAACGAAGTAGTAACAACAGCTCAAGAACGTATGAAAAACTCTCTCGCAAGCTTGCAACGTGATTTAGGCCACATTCGTGCTGGACGTGCCAATGCAAGTCTGCTTGACCGTATTCAAGTCGTTTACTATGGCGCGCCAACACCACTGAATCAATTGGCTTCAATCACCATTCCAGAAGCACGCGTTTTGATGGTGACACCATTTGACAAATCAATCTTGAAAGACATTGAAAAAGCCTTGTACGAATCAGATTTAGGCATCACACCAGCAAATGACGGTTCGGTCATTCGTTTGGTCATTCCAATGTTGACTGAAGAACGCCGGCGCGAGCTGGTCAAAGAAATGGGCAAAGTGATTGAATCTGCTAAAATTGCGATTCGTAACATTCGTCGTGATGCCATGGAAACAGCTAAAAAATCTGAAAAAGCCAAAGAAATCACGGAAGATGATTTGAAAAATTTGGAAAAAGACATTCAAAAAGCGACAGATGACGCAGTCAAAGAAGCAGAAAAATTGGCCGCTGCAAAAGAAAAAGAATTGTTGGATATTTAA